A window of the Paraburkholderia sp. ZP32-5 genome harbors these coding sequences:
- a CDS encoding SLATT domain-containing protein — MTTQPAYEPPVDENELLLKWIRRARESQMSHYDMADLLSARERQMGWLTTVLTAFVGTAVFASLSMPPVSIEMHIFVGLVSVAATVSAALHVFLRYAERAEKHRAAGARYGAVRRHLEAVFAGDPDAREGHYLSTLRTELDRLGEDSPNVPPRVFYRTQRALFADTPRRRDA, encoded by the coding sequence CCAGTCGACGAAAACGAACTGCTGCTGAAATGGATTCGCCGCGCGCGCGAATCGCAGATGAGCCATTACGACATGGCGGATCTGCTGTCGGCGCGCGAGCGTCAGATGGGCTGGCTCACGACCGTGTTGACCGCATTCGTCGGCACCGCGGTGTTCGCGTCGCTGAGCATGCCGCCGGTATCGATCGAGATGCACATTTTTGTCGGGCTCGTCAGCGTGGCGGCCACGGTTTCGGCCGCGTTGCACGTGTTTCTGCGCTATGCCGAGCGCGCCGAGAAACATCGCGCAGCGGGCGCGCGTTATGGCGCGGTGCGGCGCCACCTCGAAGCGGTGTTTGCCGGCGATCCGGATGCTCGCGAAGGACACTACCTGAGCACGCTGCGCACCGAACTCGACCGGCTCGGCGAGGATTCGCCGAACGTGCCGCCGCGCGTGTTCTATCGCACGCAGCGGGCGTTGTTCGCGGACACGCCGCGCCGGCGGGATGCGTGA
- a CDS encoding YceH family protein gives MNTIADASSRPSIRELTLLEGRVLSVLVEKQHTVPDSYPLSLNALTLGCNQKTGRAPVINATEAEVLTAVDGLKRLSLVLEGSSSRVPRFEHNMNRVLGLPGQSVALLTTLLLRGPQTAAELRLNSARLHGFADISSVEAFLDELAANEPPRVVRLPRMPGEREHRWMHLLCGEVSVSESAQPAADTDDSVPLSAFEALKAEQKRLSDEVSRLQTVVRRMAAELGISADDL, from the coding sequence ATGAACACCATTGCCGACGCTTCCTCCCGCCCCTCGATCCGCGAACTGACGTTGCTTGAAGGACGCGTGCTCAGCGTGCTCGTTGAAAAACAGCACACCGTGCCCGACAGTTATCCGTTGTCGCTGAACGCGCTGACGCTTGGCTGCAATCAGAAGACCGGCCGCGCGCCGGTCATCAACGCGACCGAGGCCGAGGTGCTGACCGCCGTCGACGGACTGAAGCGCCTGAGCCTCGTGCTGGAAGGCAGCAGCAGCCGCGTGCCGCGTTTCGAGCACAACATGAACCGCGTGCTCGGGCTGCCGGGGCAGTCGGTCGCGCTGCTGACCACGCTGTTGCTGCGCGGCCCGCAAACCGCCGCCGAATTGCGGCTGAACAGCGCGCGTTTGCATGGCTTTGCCGACATCTCGTCGGTCGAGGCATTTCTCGACGAACTGGCCGCCAACGAGCCGCCGCGCGTCGTCAGATTGCCGCGCATGCCGGGCGAGCGCGAGCATCGCTGGATGCATCTGCTGTGCGGCGAGGTGAGCGTCAGCGAGTCCGCGCAACCGGCGGCCGACACCGACGACAGCGTGCCGCTGTCCGCCTTCGAAGCGCTGAAGGCAGAGCAGAAGCGGCTCTCAGACGAGGTGAGCCGCTTGCAGACGGTGGTGCGGCGTATGGCGGCGGAGTTGGGTATCAGCGCGGACGATCTGTGA
- a CDS encoding PaaI family thioesterase — MSDLPIDNPFLESLGVRLTQWRDGYAELLMLIDASKLNRQGVLQGGAIATLLDAAAGYAGLYAPAGQPARHGFTLSLTTNYLDKGLGGSVTAKGFLERSGRSIFFSRAEAWVDGKLLIASAQGTFKYVKSA; from the coding sequence ATGTCCGACCTTCCCATCGACAACCCGTTTCTCGAATCGCTCGGCGTGCGTCTGACGCAATGGCGCGACGGCTACGCGGAACTGCTGATGCTGATCGACGCGAGCAAGCTCAATCGCCAGGGCGTGCTGCAAGGCGGCGCGATCGCGACATTGCTCGACGCGGCCGCCGGCTACGCGGGCCTCTATGCGCCCGCCGGACAGCCGGCGCGACACGGCTTTACGTTGTCGTTGACCACCAACTATCTCGACAAGGGGCTCGGCGGCTCGGTGACCGCGAAGGGCTTTCTCGAACGCTCGGGCCGCTCGATTTTCTTTTCCCGGGCCGAAGCATGGGTGGACGGCAAACTGTTGATCGCAAGCGCGCAGGGCACGTTCAAGTATGTGAAGAGCGCATGA
- a CDS encoding BON domain-containing protein, giving the protein MRSKRRRPQHHAARPAARLSDAQLAAEATRRLAWDAAVPPHAVSVKVARGRITLSGELQREQQRIAMLEDVTRLFGVTGVSDHTVIGTA; this is encoded by the coding sequence ATGCGCTCGAAACGCCGGAGGCCACAACACCACGCCGCGCGCCCGGCCGCGCGTTTGAGCGACGCGCAACTCGCCGCCGAAGCCACCCGCCGTCTCGCGTGGGATGCGGCCGTGCCGCCGCACGCCGTCAGCGTGAAAGTCGCGCGCGGCCGTATCACGTTGTCGGGCGAGTTGCAGCGCGAGCAGCAGCGCATCGCGATGCTCGAAGACGTGACCCGGCTGTTCGGCGTGACCGGCGTCTCCGACCACACCGTCATCGGCACGGCCTGA
- a CDS encoding acetate/propionate family kinase yields the protein MHNDAHEETILVLNSGSSSLKFGLFAPKGGDGNDSASDSSGDDEALLLSGAAEGIGRDDGSLRIRAPDGRVLLQRTHALESQTDALQKLSQVLAQQHHARPAAIGHRIVHGGPHLRVHQRITDDVRRQLHDALHFAPLHIPPALALIDEAVQIFGDAPHFACFDTAFHATLPPRAAQFALPHRYAQTGVIRYGFHGLSYESLVRQLGAALPPRAVFAHLGNGSSVCALRDGRSVDTSMGLTPTGGIPMGTRSGDLDPGVLLYLMRAERLDADALETLLNRHSGLAGYADGESDMQALEKRAAAGDAQASLALDAFASAVRKTIGGYAALLGGIDLLVLTGGIGENSEQIRRLVCDGLEFLGLPARKVRVLHTEEEKQIARHCRALMQSVVS from the coding sequence ATGCATAACGACGCTCACGAAGAGACGATTCTGGTGTTGAACAGCGGCTCGTCGTCGCTGAAGTTCGGGCTGTTTGCGCCGAAGGGTGGCGACGGGAACGACAGCGCAAGCGACAGCTCAGGCGACGATGAAGCACTGCTGCTCTCCGGCGCGGCGGAGGGCATCGGCCGCGACGACGGCAGCCTGCGTATTCGCGCGCCCGATGGCCGCGTGCTGTTGCAGCGGACGCACGCGCTCGAATCGCAGACCGATGCGCTGCAAAAACTCTCGCAGGTGTTGGCGCAACAGCATCACGCGCGGCCGGCGGCGATCGGGCATCGAATCGTGCATGGCGGTCCGCATCTGCGCGTGCATCAGCGCATCACCGACGACGTGCGGCGCCAGTTGCACGACGCGCTGCACTTCGCGCCGCTGCATATCCCGCCCGCGCTCGCGCTGATCGACGAAGCCGTGCAGATCTTCGGCGACGCGCCGCACTTCGCGTGCTTCGACACCGCGTTTCACGCGACGCTGCCGCCGCGCGCCGCGCAGTTCGCATTGCCGCATCGGTACGCGCAAACCGGTGTGATTCGCTACGGTTTTCATGGGCTGTCGTACGAATCGCTGGTCAGGCAACTGGGCGCCGCGTTGCCGCCGCGCGCGGTGTTTGCGCATCTCGGCAACGGTTCGAGCGTGTGCGCGCTGCGCGACGGCCGGTCGGTCGATACGTCGATGGGATTGACGCCGACCGGCGGCATTCCGATGGGCACACGCTCTGGCGACCTCGATCCCGGCGTGCTGCTGTATCTGATGCGCGCGGAACGGCTCGATGCCGATGCGCTCGAAACGCTGCTCAATCGCCACAGCGGTCTTGCTGGTTATGCCGATGGCGAAAGCGACATGCAGGCGCTCGAAAAACGCGCGGCGGCCGGCGACGCGCAGGCATCGCTCGCGCTCGATGCATTCGCGAGCGCGGTGCGCAAGACGATCGGCGGCTATGCGGCGTTGCTCGGTGGGATCGATCTGCTGGTGCTAACCGGCGGCATTGGCGAGAACAGCGAGCAGATAAGGCGGCTCGTATGCGACGGGCTCGAGTTTCTCGGGCTTCCGGCGCGCAAGGTGAGGGTGCTGCATACCGAGGAGGAAAAGCAGATCGCGCGGCATTGCCGGGCGTTGATGCAAAGCGTCGTGAGCTGA
- a CDS encoding phosphoketolase family protein, with protein MAESTSHPTPPQILDPDTLRNMDRYWRACNYLSVGMIYLRDNPLLREPLKPEHIKNRLLGHWGSDAGQSFMLVHLNRLIRKLDLDMIYLSGPGHGAPASLAHCYLEGHYSEVYPDRSEDEAGMQRFFRQFSFPGGIGSHCTPETPGSIHEGGELGYSLSHGYGAAFDNPDLIVTVMIGDGEAETGPLATSWHSNKFLNPIRDGAVLPVLHLNGYKIANPTLLARIPREELEALMVGYGHKPYFVEGDDPNTMHQQMAATLDQCIGEIRAIQQHARKNKDTTRPRWPMIVLRSPKGWTGPKEVDGHKVEGSWRAHQVPVLDPATNRKSLKIVEDWLRGYGPETLFDANGRLVGELRALAPEGARRISANPHANGGLLCKALDMPPFRDYAVAVKKPAVSYTSPTGVLGTFLRDVMRRNMTNFRLFGPDETASNKLQAVYEASPKTWLAEIEPDDADGGELSPDGRVMEILSEHTLEGWLEGYVLTGRHGLFATYEAFVHVIDSMFNQHAKWLEKSKRELGWRQPVPSLNLLISSLVWRQDHNGFTHQDPGFLDVVTNKSPDVVRIYLPPDGNCLLSVADHCLRSRDYVNVIVSDKQPHLDYLDMDAAVIHCTKGIGIWDWASTDQGVEPDVVIACAGDIATMEALAAVQILKERCANLKIRFVNVVDLFRLMPERAHPHGLSDRDFDSLFTTSKPVIFNFHAYGALVHKLTYNRKNHENIHVHGYREKGNINTPLELAIVNGVDRFTLAIDVIDRVPSLRGVGDHTKEWLRGQIIEHLAYAHAEGIDKEEIRNWTWKG; from the coding sequence ATGGCCGAATCAACCTCGCATCCCACCCCGCCGCAAATTCTCGACCCCGACACGCTGCGCAACATGGACCGCTACTGGCGCGCGTGTAACTACCTGTCCGTCGGCATGATCTATCTGCGCGACAACCCGCTGCTGCGCGAACCGCTGAAGCCCGAGCACATCAAGAACCGGCTGCTCGGCCATTGGGGATCGGACGCCGGGCAGAGCTTCATGCTCGTGCATCTGAACCGGCTGATTCGCAAGCTCGATCTCGACATGATCTATCTGTCCGGACCGGGGCATGGTGCGCCGGCAAGCCTCGCGCACTGCTATCTGGAAGGTCACTACTCGGAGGTCTATCCCGACCGCAGCGAGGACGAAGCCGGCATGCAGCGCTTCTTCCGGCAATTCTCGTTCCCGGGTGGCATCGGTTCGCATTGCACGCCGGAGACGCCAGGATCGATTCACGAAGGCGGGGAACTCGGCTACAGCCTGTCGCACGGCTACGGCGCCGCGTTCGACAATCCCGACCTGATCGTGACGGTGATGATCGGCGACGGCGAAGCTGAAACCGGGCCGCTCGCCACCTCATGGCATTCGAACAAATTCCTCAATCCGATCCGCGACGGCGCGGTGCTGCCAGTGCTGCATCTGAACGGCTACAAGATCGCCAATCCGACGCTGCTCGCGCGCATTCCGCGTGAGGAGCTCGAAGCGCTGATGGTCGGCTACGGCCACAAGCCGTACTTCGTCGAGGGCGACGATCCCAACACGATGCATCAGCAGATGGCCGCGACGCTCGATCAGTGCATCGGCGAAATCCGCGCGATCCAGCAGCATGCGCGCAAGAACAAGGACACCACGCGGCCGCGCTGGCCGATGATCGTGCTGCGCTCGCCGAAAGGCTGGACCGGGCCGAAGGAGGTCGACGGTCACAAAGTGGAAGGCTCGTGGCGCGCGCATCAGGTACCGGTGCTCGACCCGGCGACCAATCGCAAGAGCCTGAAGATCGTCGAAGACTGGCTGCGCGGTTATGGGCCCGAGACGCTGTTCGACGCGAACGGCCGGCTCGTCGGCGAACTACGCGCGCTCGCACCCGAAGGCGCGCGCCGCATCAGCGCGAATCCGCACGCGAACGGCGGGCTGCTGTGCAAGGCGCTCGATATGCCGCCGTTTCGCGACTATGCGGTCGCGGTGAAGAAGCCGGCGGTGTCGTACACGTCGCCGACCGGGGTGCTCGGCACCTTCCTGCGCGACGTGATGCGCCGGAATATGACGAACTTCCGCCTGTTCGGCCCCGATGAAACCGCGAGCAACAAGCTGCAGGCGGTCTATGAAGCGTCGCCGAAAACCTGGCTCGCTGAAATCGAACCGGATGACGCCGACGGCGGCGAACTGTCGCCCGACGGCCGGGTGATGGAGATCCTCAGCGAACACACGCTCGAAGGCTGGCTCGAAGGCTATGTGCTGACCGGCCGGCACGGTCTGTTCGCGACCTACGAAGCGTTCGTCCACGTGATCGACTCGATGTTCAACCAGCACGCGAAATGGCTCGAAAAATCCAAGCGCGAACTCGGCTGGCGGCAACCGGTGCCGTCGCTGAATCTGCTGATTTCGTCGCTGGTGTGGCGCCAGGATCACAACGGTTTCACGCATCAGGACCCCGGTTTTCTCGATGTGGTCACGAACAAGAGCCCCGACGTCGTGCGCATCTATCTGCCGCCCGACGGCAACTGCCTGCTGAGCGTCGCCGATCACTGCCTGCGCTCGCGCGACTACGTGAACGTGATCGTGTCCGACAAGCAGCCGCACCTGGACTATCTCGACATGGACGCGGCCGTCATCCATTGCACGAAGGGCATCGGCATCTGGGACTGGGCGTCGACTGACCAGGGCGTCGAGCCGGACGTCGTGATTGCGTGCGCCGGCGATATCGCGACGATGGAGGCGCTCGCCGCGGTGCAGATCCTGAAGGAGCGCTGCGCGAACCTGAAGATCCGCTTCGTCAACGTGGTCGATCTGTTCCGGCTGATGCCCGAGCGCGCGCATCCGCATGGCTTGTCCGATCGCGATTTCGATTCGCTGTTTACGACCAGCAAGCCGGTGATCTTCAACTTCCACGCGTATGGAGCGCTCGTGCACAAGCTCACGTACAACCGCAAGAATCACGAGAACATCCATGTGCATGGCTATCGCGAGAAGGGCAATATCAACACGCCGCTCGAACTCGCGATCGTCAACGGCGTCGACCGCTTTACGCTCGCCATCGACGTGATCGACCGCGTGCCGTCGCTGCGCGGCGTCGGCGATCATACGAAGGAATGGCTGCGCGGGCAGATCATCGAGCACCTCGCGTATGCGCACGCCGAAGGGATCGACAAGGAGGAAATCCGCAACTGGACGTGGAAAGGCTGA
- a CDS encoding ankyrin repeat domain-containing protein, protein MTDHADNATPSQPDPELQALAQEVFDLARRGDATMLAAVIEKGVPPNLRNERGDSLVMLASYHGHADAVRTLLEQGADPNLRNDAGQTPLAGAAFKGFDNVIETLLAHGADVEGASPDGRTALMIAAMFNRTAIVDLLIAHGADPHARDANGVSAADAAARMGAGDTLARLKTLGN, encoded by the coding sequence TTGACCGATCACGCCGATAACGCGACACCGTCGCAACCCGATCCCGAACTGCAGGCGCTCGCGCAGGAAGTCTTCGATCTCGCGCGGCGCGGCGACGCGACGATGCTCGCGGCGGTGATCGAAAAAGGCGTGCCGCCGAATCTGCGCAACGAGCGCGGCGACAGCCTCGTGATGCTCGCGAGCTACCACGGTCACGCCGACGCGGTGCGCACGCTGCTCGAACAGGGCGCCGATCCGAACCTGCGCAACGACGCCGGGCAAACGCCGCTCGCGGGCGCCGCATTCAAGGGCTTCGACAACGTGATCGAGACGCTGCTCGCGCACGGCGCGGACGTCGAAGGCGCATCGCCCGATGGCCGCACCGCGTTGATGATCGCGGCGATGTTCAACCGCACCGCGATCGTCGATCTGCTGATCGCGCACGGTGCCGATCCGCACGCGCGCGATGCGAACGGCGTCAGCGCGGCCGACGCCGCCGCGCGCATGGGCGCTGGGGATACGCTGGCGCGGCTGAAAACGCTGGGAAACTGA
- a CDS encoding HAD family hydrolase → MPATPATPHDVVFLFDCDNTLLDNDHVLQDLRKHMEHAFGEQNSARYWEIFENLRTELGYADYLGALQRYRTEHPRDTGLLLMSSFLIEYPFANRAYPGALDALRHLGTRGPTVILSDGDVVFQPRKISRSGLWDEVDGRVLIYIHKELMLDQVMDCYPARHYVMVDDKLRILTAMKKVWGAKLTTVFPRQGHYAFDPKEIASNPPADVTVERIGELADIDIDTLLRSAKG, encoded by the coding sequence ATGCCAGCCACCCCCGCCACGCCACACGACGTCGTGTTTCTATTCGATTGCGACAACACGCTGCTCGATAACGATCACGTGTTGCAGGATCTGCGCAAGCACATGGAGCACGCGTTCGGCGAGCAGAACAGCGCGCGCTACTGGGAGATTTTCGAGAACCTGCGCACCGAACTCGGCTATGCCGACTATCTCGGCGCGCTGCAACGCTACCGGACCGAGCATCCGCGCGACACGGGGCTGCTGCTGATGTCGTCGTTCCTGATCGAGTACCCGTTTGCCAACCGGGCCTATCCGGGCGCGCTCGATGCGCTGCGGCACCTTGGAACGCGCGGACCGACGGTGATCCTGTCCGATGGCGACGTCGTGTTCCAGCCGCGCAAGATCTCGCGCTCCGGGCTATGGGATGAGGTCGACGGGCGCGTGCTGATCTACATCCACAAGGAACTGATGCTCGATCAGGTGATGGACTGCTATCCGGCGCGCCATTACGTGATGGTCGACGACAAGCTGCGGATTCTGACCGCGATGAAAAAAGTGTGGGGCGCGAAGTTGACGACCGTGTTTCCGCGCCAGGGCCACTATGCGTTCGATCCCAAGGAGATCGCCAGCAATCCGCCCGCCGACGTGACGGTCGAGCGGATCGGCGAGCTGGCTGATATTGACATCGATACGCTGCTGCGCAGCGCGAAGGGGTAG
- the gnd gene encoding phosphogluconate dehydrogenase (NAD(+)-dependent, decarboxylating) — MQLGMIGLGRMGADMVRRLTKGGQQCVVYDVQPAAVDRLKQEGVAGAASLEDFVAQLTKPRAVWLMVPAAVVDATLDKLVPLLEPGDIVIDGGNSYYHDDIRRGQQLGARQLHYVDVGTSGGVAGRERGYCLMIGGEPEVVKHLEPVFATLAPGAGTAVPTPGRAAGASTAEQGFLHCGPQGAGHFVKMVHNGIEYGLMAAYAEGLNVLRHADAGRHAREVDAETSPLRRPELYQYDLNLADVAEVWRRGSVIGSWLLDLIAGSLARDEQLANYTGRVSDSGEGRWTVAAAIDEGVPTPVLSAALFARFSSRGDADFANRVLSAMRYDFGGHAEKPATPDGGQKG, encoded by the coding sequence ATGCAGCTAGGCATGATTGGATTGGGACGGATGGGCGCCGACATGGTGCGGCGCCTGACGAAGGGCGGTCAGCAATGCGTCGTCTATGACGTCCAGCCGGCGGCCGTCGACCGGCTCAAGCAGGAGGGCGTGGCGGGTGCCGCGTCGCTCGAGGACTTCGTCGCGCAACTCACGAAACCGCGCGCCGTGTGGCTGATGGTGCCCGCGGCGGTGGTCGACGCGACGCTCGACAAACTCGTGCCGCTGCTGGAACCGGGCGATATCGTGATCGACGGCGGCAATTCCTACTATCACGACGACATCCGCCGCGGCCAGCAGCTCGGCGCGCGCCAGCTTCACTATGTGGACGTCGGCACGAGCGGCGGCGTCGCGGGCCGCGAGCGCGGCTACTGCCTGATGATCGGCGGCGAGCCCGAGGTCGTGAAACACCTCGAACCGGTTTTCGCGACGCTCGCGCCGGGCGCGGGCACGGCAGTGCCGACGCCCGGCCGCGCCGCCGGCGCAAGCACCGCCGAGCAGGGCTTCCTGCATTGCGGTCCGCAAGGCGCCGGGCATTTCGTGAAGATGGTCCACAACGGCATCGAATACGGCCTGATGGCGGCCTACGCCGAGGGGCTGAACGTGCTGCGCCACGCGGACGCCGGCCGGCATGCGCGCGAAGTCGATGCGGAGACCTCGCCGCTGCGCCGTCCCGAGCTTTACCAATACGATCTGAATCTCGCCGATGTCGCCGAAGTCTGGCGCCGCGGCAGCGTGATCGGCTCGTGGCTGCTCGATCTGATCGCCGGTTCGCTTGCGCGCGATGAGCAACTGGCGAACTACACGGGTCGCGTATCGGATTCGGGTGAGGGACGCTGGACCGTCGCCGCGGCGATCGACGAAGGCGTGCCGACGCCGGTGCTGAGCGCGGCGCTGTTCGCGCGCTTCAGTTCGCGCGGAGACGCCGATTTCGCGAACCGCGTGCTGTCGGCGATGCGGTACGACTTCGGTGGCCACGCCGAGAAGCCGGCCACGCCGGACGGTGGGCAGAAGGGCTAG
- a CDS encoding sugar efflux transporter: protein MLKTSRFFSLLHIPGFKPLAAATLMLGVAMSFTAPYLSLFGIERAGMTPLRLGVFMTLIATSGVVASTLAGRWSDASGRHRPLLLAALVAAALGYLSLCVVRDYRLLLVVGIVFIGAGGSAISMVFSFSRAALPASDPAERVFASATLRTILSAAWVFGPSVGALVLAASSFYGLFLFAAASFATCGFIVWRMREPQGHLGDHTVEDTASEPSASITVPPLRQPGEDAHETLPVASANDIMRAVAALTLLGLAANATMIVLPLYIVHGLNGSHLDVSVMLGLGALTEIPMMLALGAKSSSLHKPNWLAACAAVHAVYFVAMSMAGNVGVLIPMQMLNAFVVAVTSCLGMTYVQDLMPHSPGRATALFFNAARVGSILSGVLSGLLVQAFSFRGTFLFCGLLALCALVLFAVPGYRYPLMWAALKRFTAAQYAKLQARRGARMPERSE from the coding sequence GTGTTGAAAACCTCACGATTTTTCAGCCTGCTTCACATCCCTGGCTTCAAGCCGCTGGCCGCCGCCACCCTGATGCTCGGTGTGGCGATGTCGTTCACCGCTCCCTATCTGTCGCTGTTCGGCATCGAACGCGCCGGCATGACGCCGCTGCGGCTCGGTGTGTTCATGACGTTGATCGCCACCAGCGGCGTGGTCGCCAGCACGCTCGCCGGCCGTTGGAGCGACGCAAGCGGCCGGCATCGGCCGTTGCTGCTCGCCGCGCTGGTCGCGGCCGCGCTCGGTTATCTGTCTTTATGCGTGGTGCGTGATTACCGGCTGCTGCTCGTGGTCGGTATCGTCTTTATCGGCGCGGGCGGTTCGGCGATCTCGATGGTGTTCTCGTTCAGCCGCGCGGCGCTGCCGGCGTCCGATCCCGCCGAGCGCGTGTTCGCCAGCGCGACGCTGCGTACGATCCTGTCGGCGGCGTGGGTGTTCGGGCCGTCGGTCGGTGCGCTGGTGCTCGCGGCCAGCAGTTTCTATGGATTGTTCCTGTTCGCGGCCGCGAGTTTCGCGACCTGCGGTTTTATCGTTTGGCGCATGCGCGAGCCGCAGGGCCACCTCGGCGATCACACGGTCGAAGATACGGCCTCCGAGCCGTCCGCGTCGATCACGGTGCCGCCGCTGCGGCAACCCGGCGAGGACGCGCACGAAACGCTGCCGGTCGCGTCGGCCAACGACATCATGCGCGCGGTCGCCGCGCTCACGCTGCTCGGCCTTGCCGCCAACGCGACGATGATCGTGTTGCCGCTGTATATCGTGCATGGGTTGAACGGCTCGCATCTGGACGTGTCGGTGATGCTCGGCCTCGGCGCACTGACCGAAATTCCGATGATGCTTGCGCTCGGCGCGAAGTCGTCGTCGCTGCACAAGCCGAACTGGCTGGCCGCGTGCGCGGCGGTGCATGCGGTGTATTTCGTCGCGATGTCGATGGCGGGCAATGTCGGCGTGCTGATCCCGATGCAGATGCTCAATGCATTTGTGGTCGCGGTGACTTCGTGTCTCGGCATGACCTATGTGCAGGATCTGATGCCGCATTCGCCCGGACGCGCGACCGCGCTGTTCTTCAACGCGGCGCGGGTCGGCTCGATTCTGTCGGGCGTGCTGTCGGGGCTGCTCGTGCAAGCATTCAGCTTTCGCGGCACGTTTCTGTTCTGCGGCCTGCTGGCGCTGTGCGCGCTGGTGCTGTTCGCGGTGCCGGGGTATCGCTATCCGCTGATGTGGGCCGCGCTCAAACGTTTCACGGCTGCGCAATACGCGAAGCTGCAGGCGAGGCGCGGCGCGCGCATGCCCGAGCGGAGCGAATGA
- a CDS encoding aromatic ring-hydroxylating oxygenase subunit alpha: MDIESAVLDEWYPVAIAEDVRTGVAYRTQVLGMDITYGCADDGVFSASFADGREHPCHTRTSFHTHWVCLGTPREGFFAIPEFDEADRRILGAGSMKVHVSGLRAIENFLDMAHFPYVHTGLLGEEPHTNVAPYSVEIDAEHDEIYARDCRFYQPVSSSVATDAIDAEYVYRVLRPFSAILYKTSAPQPARRDAICLFIQPLNEEWCIAHTVLAYIDETSSARDLRLFQQTIFGQDLMILANHVPRTLPLDPSFEVPTRADAMSIAYRRWLRNKGIAYGTHKPV, encoded by the coding sequence TTGGACATTGAGTCCGCAGTCCTCGACGAGTGGTATCCCGTCGCGATCGCAGAGGATGTCAGAACAGGCGTGGCCTACCGCACGCAAGTTCTCGGCATGGACATCACGTACGGTTGCGCCGACGACGGCGTGTTCAGCGCCAGTTTTGCCGACGGACGTGAACATCCCTGCCATACCCGGACCTCGTTCCACACGCATTGGGTTTGTCTCGGCACACCGCGGGAAGGCTTCTTTGCTATTCCCGAGTTCGACGAAGCGGATCGGCGGATCTTAGGTGCCGGCTCGATGAAGGTGCACGTGTCGGGCTTGCGTGCGATCGAAAACTTTCTCGACATGGCTCACTTCCCCTACGTGCACACGGGGCTATTGGGTGAGGAGCCCCATACGAACGTCGCGCCGTACAGCGTGGAGATCGACGCCGAGCATGACGAGATCTACGCGCGCGATTGCCGGTTCTATCAGCCGGTGTCGTCGTCGGTCGCGACCGACGCTATCGATGCCGAGTATGTCTATCGTGTGCTGCGGCCTTTCTCCGCGATCCTCTACAAGACCAGCGCGCCGCAACCCGCGCGGCGCGATGCCATCTGCCTCTTCATCCAGCCGTTGAATGAAGAGTGGTGCATTGCGCACACCGTACTCGCCTATATCGACGAGACAAGCAGCGCGCGGGATCTACGTTTATTCCAGCAGACCATCTTCGGCCAGGACCTGATGATCCTCGCGAACCATGTTCCGCGAACCCTACCGCTCGATCCGTCGTTCGAGGTGCCGACGCGTGCGGACGCGATGTCGATTGCGTACCGCCGATGGCTGCGCAACAAGGGCATCGCCTACGGAACTCACAAGCCGGTCTGA